The following coding sequences are from one Neurospora crassa OR74A linkage group I, whole genome shotgun sequence window:
- a CDS encoding MFS transporter, translating into MISSSIPAIEGRAPSQPQPQSDSRLRNSYSPDIGNSNTSKPKSIGSRSTKQPGIDTRVEDEVENVNLRQDDFPDSHFTGFSDAQERRIRRKVDFRLCTIAGILCSLNLLDSNVLSSAAVTSMLSDLGLDQGNRFSVSIFIFTVASIIFQLPSTIAVRTFGPRIWFSLVTFSFGIITLSTGFVKDWKQMIVLRVLLGATTSSIYPGLSYLISCWYPRREQQVRFAFMQSGEVIILATGSLVNYGLQQRNGGAGLEGWRWMFIVQGLCTCVLGIATYWWIVDFPENSHKSFWFLTPEEADIASRRIEKDRGDLIAQKLSLRAVVVHAKDFKIWVFACLFFMQNVVSTALAYFVPIILENGLGYSPNQAIILSAPPYYYAVVPVILSSLVADRFRIRGPIITFNALCMITGFAILGFAENSRARYFGVFLATGAYVANWAALTAYQANNVVGQWKRVFTAAVCTMFNGAGGIAGSYIVRNVEAPRYTTAVWVSIGSHILMISLVGTLTIYFYFRNNRAARTNGAVERTAGFRYTY; encoded by the exons ATGATATCGTCTAGCATCCCTGCCATCGAGGGCAGAGCGCCATCTCAACCCCAACCGCAATCCGATTCCAGACTGAGGAACTCCTATTCGCCTGATATTGGCAATTCGAATACTTCGAAACCAAAGAGTATAGGTAGCCGAAGCACGAAGCAACCAGGAATCGATACCCGCGTTGAAGACGAAGTTGAGAATGTCAATTTGCGCCAAGATGATTTCCCTGACTCCCACTTCACCGGCTTCTCAGATGCCCAGGAACGGCGTATCCGCCGGAAGGTAGATTTTCGCCTTTGCACCATCGCAGGAATCCTATGcagcctcaacctcctcgacAGCAATGTTCTCTCGAGCGCCGCAGTCACATCGATGCTATCGGATTTGGGACTTGACCAGGGCAATCGCTTTtccgtctccatcttcatcttcaccgTAGCGAGCATTATCTTCCAGCTTCCTTCCACCATTGCCGTGCGCACTTTCGGTCCCCGTATCTGGTTCAGCTTGGTAACCTTCTCCTTTGGCATCATCACCCTCTCGACCGGATTCGTCAAGGACTGGAAGCAGATGATCGTCCTCCGCGTCCTTCTCGGCGCCACAACTTCGAGCATCTACCCCGGCCTCTCCTACCTTATCAGCTGTTGGTATCCACGTCGCGAACAGCAAGTCCGTTTTGCTTTCATGCAGAGTGGCGAGGTCATCATTCTTGCCACTGGAAGCCTGGTCAACTATGGCCTCCAGCAGCGTAACGGCGGCGCAGGCCTGGAGGGATGGCGATGGATGTTCATTGTGCAAGGCCTGTGCACATGCGTGCTCGGCATCGCGACGTACTGGTGGATCGTTGACTTCCCGGAGAACTCACACAAGAGCTTCTGGTTCCTGACGCCGGAAGAAGCTGACATCGCCTCGCGCCGTATTGAAAAAGATCGTGGGGATCTCATTGCCCAAAAGCTCAGCTTGAGGGCAGTTGTTGTTCATGCCAAGGACTTCAAAATCTGGGTGTTTGcctgcctcttcttcatgcAGAACGTCGTCTCGACAGCTCTGGCGTACTTTGTCCCCATTATCTTGGAGAATGGCCTAGGCTATTCGCCCAACCAGGCAATCATTCTCTCGGCTCCGCCTTACTACTATGCAGTCGTCCCGGTCATCTTGTCGTCCTTGGTTGCTGATCGGTTCCGGATCAGGGGCCCGATTATCACCTTCAATGCCCTTTGCATGATAACGGGCTTTGCTATCCTTGGGTTTGCCGAGAATTCCAGGGCTCGCTACTTTGGAGTGTTCCTCGCCACGGGAGCATACGTAGCTAACTGGGCAGCTTTGACTGCCTACCAGGCCAACAATGTGGTCGG ACAATGGAAGCGAGTGTTTACCGCTGCCGTGTGCACCATGTTTAACGGTGCTGGCGGTATTGCTGGCAGCTACATTGTCCGCAATGTCGAAGCTCCGAGATATACTACTGCTGTCTGGGTGTCGATAGG GTCTCACATCTTGATGATCTCACTCGTTGGTACTCTTACGATATACTTCTACTTCCGGAACAACCGGGCTGCGCGCACGAATGGAGCCGTTGAAAGAACC GCCGGATTCCGGTACACATACTAG
- a CDS encoding MFS transporter, variant: MISSSIPAIEGRAPSQPQPQSDSRLRNSYSPDIGNSNTSKPKSIGSRSTKQPGIDTRVEDEVENVNLRQDDFPDSHFTGFSDAQERRIRRKVDFRLCTIAGILCSLNLLDSNVLSSAAVTSMLSDLGLDQGNRFSVSIFIFTVASIIFQLPSTIAVRTFGPRIWFSLVTFSFGIITLSTGFVKDWKQMIVLRVLLGATTSSIYPGLSYLISCWYPRREQQVRFAFMQSGEVIILATGSLVNYGLQQRNGGAGLEGWRWMFIVQGLCTCVLGIATYWWIVDFPENSHKSFWFLTPEEADIASRRIEKDRGDLIAQKLSLRAVVVHAKDFKIWVFACLFFMQNVVSTALAYFVPIILENGLGYSPNQAIILSAPPYYYAVVPVILSSLVADRFRIRGPIITFNALCMITGFAILGFAENSRARYFGVFLATGAYVANWAALTAYQANNVVGQWKRVFTAAVCTMFNGAGGIAGSYIVRNVEAPRYTTAVWVSIG; this comes from the exons ATGATATCGTCTAGCATCCCTGCCATCGAGGGCAGAGCGCCATCTCAACCCCAACCGCAATCCGATTCCAGACTGAGGAACTCCTATTCGCCTGATATTGGCAATTCGAATACTTCGAAACCAAAGAGTATAGGTAGCCGAAGCACGAAGCAACCAGGAATCGATACCCGCGTTGAAGACGAAGTTGAGAATGTCAATTTGCGCCAAGATGATTTCCCTGACTCCCACTTCACCGGCTTCTCAGATGCCCAGGAACGGCGTATCCGCCGGAAGGTAGATTTTCGCCTTTGCACCATCGCAGGAATCCTATGcagcctcaacctcctcgacAGCAATGTTCTCTCGAGCGCCGCAGTCACATCGATGCTATCGGATTTGGGACTTGACCAGGGCAATCGCTTTtccgtctccatcttcatcttcaccgTAGCGAGCATTATCTTCCAGCTTCCTTCCACCATTGCCGTGCGCACTTTCGGTCCCCGTATCTGGTTCAGCTTGGTAACCTTCTCCTTTGGCATCATCACCCTCTCGACCGGATTCGTCAAGGACTGGAAGCAGATGATCGTCCTCCGCGTCCTTCTCGGCGCCACAACTTCGAGCATCTACCCCGGCCTCTCCTACCTTATCAGCTGTTGGTATCCACGTCGCGAACAGCAAGTCCGTTTTGCTTTCATGCAGAGTGGCGAGGTCATCATTCTTGCCACTGGAAGCCTGGTCAACTATGGCCTCCAGCAGCGTAACGGCGGCGCAGGCCTGGAGGGATGGCGATGGATGTTCATTGTGCAAGGCCTGTGCACATGCGTGCTCGGCATCGCGACGTACTGGTGGATCGTTGACTTCCCGGAGAACTCACACAAGAGCTTCTGGTTCCTGACGCCGGAAGAAGCTGACATCGCCTCGCGCCGTATTGAAAAAGATCGTGGGGATCTCATTGCCCAAAAGCTCAGCTTGAGGGCAGTTGTTGTTCATGCCAAGGACTTCAAAATCTGGGTGTTTGcctgcctcttcttcatgcAGAACGTCGTCTCGACAGCTCTGGCGTACTTTGTCCCCATTATCTTGGAGAATGGCCTAGGCTATTCGCCCAACCAGGCAATCATTCTCTCGGCTCCGCCTTACTACTATGCAGTCGTCCCGGTCATCTTGTCGTCCTTGGTTGCTGATCGGTTCCGGATCAGGGGCCCGATTATCACCTTCAATGCCCTTTGCATGATAACGGGCTTTGCTATCCTTGGGTTTGCCGAGAATTCCAGGGCTCGCTACTTTGGAGTGTTCCTCGCCACGGGAGCATACGTAGCTAACTGGGCAGCTTTGACTGCCTACCAGGCCAACAATGTGGTCGG ACAATGGAAGCGAGTGTTTACCGCTGCCGTGTGCACCATGTTTAACGGTGCTGGCGGTATTGCTGGCAGCTACATTGTCCGCAATGTCGAAGCTCCGAGATATACTACTGCTGTCTGGGTGTCGATAGGGTAA